The proteins below come from a single Parageobacillus toebii NBRC 107807 genomic window:
- the speE gene encoding polyamine aminopropyltransferase, with the protein MKHVQNVLPPYVKVQNGELWLTEDDRENLKISYRIKDIIFSERSDFQHVMILDSYDFGRMLVLDGVVQTTSIDGHIYNEMISHVPLQFHPSAKKVLIIGGGDCGAAREVAKYKHVEEIHMVEIDEKVVQSCKAHLQEVSGNLSDPRVQFIYDDGVAFVKERESEYDVIIIDSSDPVGPAEALFSRDFYANVHRALKDDGLMVCQSQSPIFHLDILRQTYANICELFPHVQVYTATVPTYPGGLWSFTIGSTKPLSLPENTTIPSDTKYVNEGILKQCFQLPQFLKKALEK; encoded by the coding sequence ATGAAACACGTACAAAATGTATTACCACCTTATGTAAAAGTCCAAAACGGTGAACTCTGGTTAACAGAAGATGACCGCGAAAATTTAAAAATTAGCTATCGCATTAAAGACATTATTTTCTCCGAACGATCTGATTTCCAACATGTCATGATTTTAGATTCTTACGATTTCGGACGTATGCTTGTACTCGATGGAGTCGTGCAAACGACATCGATTGACGGCCACATTTATAACGAAATGATTTCTCACGTACCGCTTCAATTCCATCCATCGGCAAAAAAAGTGCTTATTATTGGCGGCGGAGACTGCGGTGCGGCTAGAGAAGTAGCGAAATATAAACATGTCGAAGAAATTCATATGGTTGAAATTGATGAAAAAGTAGTGCAATCTTGCAAAGCACATTTACAAGAAGTTTCCGGAAACTTATCCGATCCGCGAGTACAGTTTATTTATGATGATGGGGTTGCTTTTGTAAAAGAACGTGAAAGTGAATATGATGTGATTATTATCGACTCGTCTGACCCAGTCGGTCCGGCTGAAGCGCTCTTTTCACGCGACTTTTATGCCAATGTCCACCGTGCTTTAAAAGATGATGGATTAATGGTTTGCCAAAGTCAATCGCCAATTTTCCATTTAGACATTTTACGCCAAACGTATGCAAATATTTGCGAATTATTCCCGCATGTCCAAGTATACACAGCGACTGTTCCTACATATCCAGGCGGATTGTGGAGCTTTACCATCGGTTCAACGAAACCTCTTTCACTTCCGGAAAATACAACCATTCCATCAGATACGAAATATGTTAACGAAGGAATATTAAAACAATGCTTCCAACTTCCTCAATTCTTGAAAAAGGCGCTTGAAAAGTAA
- a CDS encoding acyl-CoA thioesterase → MATHTTTVNIRFCETDALGHVSNTSYFIYLEEARIRMFEELGYGSDIKEWRFILASTKCDFINQAFFGQRLKIETNVSKIGNKSFQLVHRILDEKTGTLIALGESTVVYFNFETQKSEPIPDDLRKQLEQYTIPESKQAAKKE, encoded by the coding sequence ATGGCAACTCATACAACGACCGTAAACATTCGTTTTTGTGAAACGGATGCGCTTGGGCACGTCAGCAATACAAGCTATTTTATTTATCTCGAAGAAGCACGCATTCGCATGTTTGAAGAGTTAGGGTATGGAAGTGATATAAAAGAATGGCGGTTTATTCTTGCCTCGACAAAATGTGATTTCATCAATCAAGCGTTTTTCGGCCAACGATTAAAAATCGAAACAAACGTTTCAAAGATCGGAAATAAAAGTTTCCAACTTGTTCATCGTATTTTAGACGAAAAAACAGGAACGTTAATTGCGCTAGGTGAATCAACGGTTGTTTACTTTAACTTTGAAACGCAAAAAAGTGAGCCGATCCCAGATGATTTAAGAAAGCAGCTGGAACAATACACAATTCCCGAATCGAAACAAGCAGCGAAAAAGGAATAA
- a CDS encoding Rrf2 family transcriptional regulator produces the protein MQLTNYTEYALRVLLFLGTLDPEEKTNIKEISKTFSISENHLSKIVYELGKLGYIETIRGRNGGIRLARKPEEIRIGSVVRNTEENLSLVECFAGHGNHCVLTPVCQLKRVLHEALGSFLQVLDSYTLADLLSNKQHLQMIFRKEKQ, from the coding sequence ATGCAGCTGACAAACTATACCGAATATGCTTTGCGTGTTCTTCTCTTTTTAGGAACGCTCGATCCTGAAGAAAAAACCAATATTAAAGAAATTTCCAAGACATTTTCTATTTCAGAAAACCATTTAAGTAAGATCGTATATGAACTTGGAAAATTAGGCTATATTGAAACGATACGCGGACGAAACGGTGGAATTCGGCTAGCCAGAAAACCAGAAGAGATTCGAATTGGATCAGTCGTCCGCAACACGGAAGAAAATTTGTCGCTCGTCGAATGTTTTGCCGGACATGGCAATCATTGCGTCCTTACCCCTGTTTGCCAGTTAAAGCGTGTGCTTCACGAAGCACTAGGATCGTTTTTACAAGTGCTAGATTCATACACATTAGCGGATTTGCTCAGCAATAAACAACACTTACAGATGATTTTCCGCAAAGAAAAACAATAA
- a CDS encoding aminotransferase class V-fold PLP-dependent enzyme, with protein MEIKATIGETTFTCRGELETYFQPFREATIGTNVTFSTPFGQQKMIYADWTASGRLYAPIERKITEELGPFVANTHTESNVTSTKMTLAYQYAKELIKRHVHADEHDVIIMEGAGMTSAVNKLQRLLGLRVPEQWKSHLKLPDEKRPVIFVTHMEHHSNLLSWAETIGEVVMIRPTANGDVDLEHFQQLLQAYAHRQLKIGAFTACSNVTGIQTPYHRLAKMIHEHEGICFVDFAASAPYVTINMHPDDPLEKLDGIYFSPHKFLGGPGSAGVLIFDARLYQNRIPDHPGGGTVIWTDPWGNYKYIKDIETREDGGTPPILQTIKAALAIKLKEKMGVERILKREKELTTLLLSHLKQIPRVHILEGHREDRLGIVSFIIEGMHYNLVVKLLNDRFGIQMRGGCSCAGPYGHYLLGIDKEQSKNILMQVEQGNLLIKPGWVRISVHPIMTNEDIYHIIRAIRHIVRHEDKWKQEYIYDHAKNEFYHRHDDRDVRHLFIL; from the coding sequence GTGGAGATAAAAGCAACCATCGGTGAGACGACATTTACATGCCGCGGAGAGTTGGAAACGTATTTTCAACCGTTTCGTGAAGCAACCATTGGGACGAATGTGACATTTTCCACTCCATTTGGACAACAGAAAATGATTTATGCCGATTGGACAGCAAGCGGCCGTTTGTATGCGCCGATTGAACGAAAAATAACAGAAGAACTTGGCCCATTTGTTGCCAATACGCATACCGAATCAAACGTGACGAGCACAAAAATGACGTTGGCATACCAATATGCAAAAGAATTGATTAAACGCCATGTCCATGCGGATGAACATGATGTCATTATTATGGAAGGAGCGGGGATGACTAGCGCGGTAAATAAACTACAGCGGCTGCTTGGCTTAAGGGTGCCGGAACAGTGGAAGTCCCATCTTAAGCTTCCCGATGAGAAGCGTCCGGTTATTTTCGTCACACATATGGAACATCATTCTAATTTATTATCATGGGCAGAAACCATTGGAGAAGTGGTTATGATTCGCCCGACTGCAAATGGGGATGTGGATTTGGAGCATTTCCAGCAATTATTGCAAGCATACGCGCATCGCCAGCTGAAAATCGGCGCTTTTACCGCATGTTCCAATGTAACAGGTATTCAAACGCCGTATCATCGGTTAGCAAAAATGATACACGAACATGAAGGAATTTGCTTTGTTGATTTTGCTGCCTCCGCTCCATACGTCACCATCAACATGCATCCTGATGACCCGCTAGAAAAATTAGACGGTATTTATTTTTCACCGCATAAGTTTTTAGGAGGACCTGGAAGCGCTGGCGTACTTATTTTTGATGCGCGGTTGTATCAAAACCGCATCCCTGATCATCCTGGAGGAGGGACAGTCATATGGACCGATCCGTGGGGGAACTATAAATATATTAAAGACATTGAAACTCGGGAAGACGGGGGAACACCGCCGATTTTACAAACGATAAAAGCAGCGCTGGCCATTAAATTAAAAGAAAAAATGGGTGTTGAACGCATCTTGAAGCGGGAAAAAGAATTAACAACACTTCTTTTGTCCCATTTAAAGCAAATACCGCGCGTTCATATTTTAGAAGGGCACCGGGAAGACCGGCTTGGCATCGTATCATTTATTATTGAAGGAATGCATTATAATTTAGTCGTAAAGCTTTTGAACGACCGCTTTGGCATCCAAATGCGCGGCGGCTGTTCATGCGCTGGTCCATACGGCCATTATTTGCTTGGAATTGACAAAGAGCAGTCGAAAAACATTTTGATGCAAGTCGAACAGGGAAACTTACTAATCAAGCCAGGATGGGTTCGTATTTCAGTTCATCCAATCATGACAAATGAAGATATATACCATATCATCCGGGCGATCCGCCATATTGTGCGTCACGAAGACAAGTGGAAGCAAGAGTATATATATGACCATGCGAAAAATGAATTTTACCACCGTCATGATGACCGTGATGTTCGTCACTTATTCATTCTTTAA
- a CDS encoding acyl-CoA dehydrogenase family protein, whose translation MNELYHLFLRTERERNLYERARNLAERFQKRARWHDEHAEFPFENFDDLKEARFLSLTVPKSYGGEEISLYEFLLIQETIAQGDGATALSLGWHLGIIMNLAETKKWPLSVFERICREVVEKQILLNSAHSEEATGSPARGGKPETTAEHRSGRWVISGRKTFTSLAPALDYFIVSATIQETGEVGNFLIPKTAAGLKIEKTWDTLGMRATRSDDVILENVEVEEEALVEMLSLPKAKSHAQGWLLHIPACYLGIAIAARNEAIAFAKTYQPNSLSHPIAEVPEVQRKIAQMDIHLMAARHFMYSIADQWDRYPEKRAQMKEELAAVKYIATNTAVDVVDLAMRIVGGKSLFAENPLQRHYRDVRAGLHNPPADDITVSIVAGRALQ comes from the coding sequence ATGAACGAACTATATCATTTATTTCTTCGCACAGAGCGGGAGCGAAACTTGTACGAACGGGCACGGAATCTTGCTGAGCGATTCCAAAAGCGCGCTAGATGGCATGATGAACATGCCGAATTTCCGTTTGAAAATTTCGATGACTTAAAAGAGGCGCGCTTTCTTTCTCTTACTGTTCCTAAATCATATGGCGGGGAAGAAATTTCCCTTTACGAATTTTTGCTCATTCAGGAAACGATCGCCCAAGGGGACGGCGCGACGGCGCTATCGCTCGGCTGGCATTTAGGCATTATCATGAACCTTGCAGAGACGAAAAAATGGCCGCTATCTGTTTTTGAACGAATTTGCCGAGAAGTCGTGGAAAAGCAAATTTTACTAAATAGCGCTCATTCTGAAGAAGCGACCGGAAGTCCAGCGCGCGGCGGAAAACCGGAAACAACCGCGGAACACCGCAGCGGCCGCTGGGTGATTTCCGGCCGAAAAACGTTCACTTCGCTAGCTCCGGCGCTTGATTACTTTATCGTATCCGCAACTATTCAAGAAACAGGAGAAGTCGGAAACTTTCTGATTCCGAAAACAGCGGCGGGGTTAAAAATTGAAAAAACGTGGGATACGCTCGGCATGAGAGCGACACGAAGCGATGATGTTATTTTAGAAAATGTGGAAGTGGAAGAAGAAGCACTTGTCGAAATGCTTAGTTTGCCAAAAGCAAAAAGTCATGCTCAAGGGTGGCTTTTACACATTCCTGCGTGTTATTTAGGAATCGCTATCGCCGCGCGCAATGAGGCGATCGCATTCGCAAAAACGTATCAGCCAAATAGTCTTTCTCACCCGATTGCGGAAGTACCGGAAGTGCAGAGAAAAATCGCGCAAATGGATATCCATTTGATGGCAGCACGGCATTTTATGTATTCCATTGCCGATCAATGGGACCGTTATCCAGAGAAGCGGGCACAAATGAAAGAAGAATTAGCAGCCGTAAAATATATTGCAACCAATACCGCTGTCGATGTCGTTGATTTGGCCATGCGCATCGTCGGAGGAAAAAGTTTATTTGCTGAGAATCCATTGCAGCGGCATTACCGGGATGTCCGCGCCGGATTACATAATCCGCCCGCCGATGATATTACGGTTTCGATCGTGGCAGGGCGCGCTTTACAATAA
- the treR gene encoding trehalose operon repressor: protein MYENKYLSIYHDLVEKIRQGHWKPYDKLPSENELAERYNTSRETIRKALNLLSEHGYIQKMKGKGSIVLDVGKYDFPVSGLVSFKELAQNMKQPVKTIVNELEVIKPDPYLKRHLHATSKDEIWKVIRSREIEGERIILDKDFFHKKYVPTLTREICEDSIYEYLEKQLKLKISFAKKEMFVDKVNDEDRKYLDLNGYDHVVVVKNFVYLDDATLFQYTESRHRLDKFRFVDFARRK, encoded by the coding sequence ATGTATGAAAATAAATATTTATCCATTTATCACGATCTTGTGGAAAAAATTCGTCAAGGACATTGGAAACCGTACGATAAACTGCCGTCAGAAAACGAACTTGCCGAACGATATAACACATCGAGAGAGACGATTCGCAAAGCACTCAATTTACTATCCGAACATGGTTATATCCAAAAAATGAAAGGAAAAGGCTCGATCGTTTTGGATGTTGGCAAATACGATTTTCCGGTATCTGGGCTAGTGAGTTTTAAAGAATTGGCCCAAAACATGAAACAGCCTGTAAAAACGATCGTAAACGAGTTGGAAGTAATTAAACCAGATCCATATTTAAAGCGGCATTTGCACGCGACAAGCAAAGACGAAATATGGAAAGTCATTCGTTCCCGTGAAATTGAGGGAGAACGAATCATTTTAGACAAAGATTTTTTTCATAAAAAATATGTTCCGACGTTGACGCGGGAAATATGTGAAGATTCGATTTATGAATATTTGGAGAAACAGTTAAAACTGAAAATCAGTTTTGCGAAAAAAGAAATGTTTGTCGATAAAGTCAATGACGAGGATCGAAAATATTTAGATTTAAACGGCTATGACCATGTTGTGGTTGTAAAAAATTTCGTCTATTTAGATGACGCTACGTTATTTCAATATACAGAGTCGCGCCACCGTCTCGATAAATTCCGTTTCGTCGATTTTGCAAGGCGGAAGTAA
- the purU gene encoding formyltetrahydrofolate deformylase has translation MHTFREHRWQSFLQNYENRARLLISCPDKPGIVASVTSFLYEQGANIVESSQYSTDPEGGTFFLRIEFDCPNIALRKQEIESAFQPIAESFHMDWRLRLHNDVKRIAIFVSKAEHCLLELLWQWQAGELIADIALVISNHEHLRSTVESVGIPYFHIPVTKETKAEAEQKQIELLKKYEVDTIVLARYMQILSPAFVAEFPGRIINIHHSFLPAFIGARPYERAYERGVKLIGATSHYVTDDLDEGPIIEQDVARVDHRHHPDDLKRMGRIIEKTVLARALKWHLEDRVIIHGNKTIVFY, from the coding sequence ATGCATACATTTCGCGAACATCGATGGCAATCATTTCTACAAAACTATGAAAATCGTGCTCGTTTGTTAATTTCATGTCCGGATAAACCGGGTATCGTCGCGTCTGTAACATCGTTTTTGTACGAACAAGGCGCAAATATTGTCGAATCTAGTCAATATTCTACCGATCCGGAAGGTGGCACCTTTTTCTTAAGAATCGAATTTGATTGTCCGAATATCGCGTTGCGAAAGCAAGAAATTGAATCCGCTTTTCAGCCGATCGCCGAGTCGTTTCATATGGATTGGCGCCTTCGCTTACATAATGATGTCAAACGAATTGCTATATTTGTTTCCAAGGCAGAACATTGTTTACTAGAGTTATTATGGCAGTGGCAAGCGGGTGAATTAATTGCCGATATTGCGCTTGTGATAAGCAATCATGAACATCTCAGAAGCACAGTAGAATCGGTTGGCATTCCATATTTCCATATTCCTGTTACGAAAGAAACGAAAGCGGAAGCCGAGCAAAAGCAAATCGAGCTGCTAAAAAAATATGAAGTGGATACGATTGTGCTCGCCCGTTATATGCAAATTTTATCCCCAGCATTTGTCGCTGAATTTCCGGGAAGAATTATTAACATTCATCATTCCTTTTTACCAGCGTTCATCGGAGCAAGACCGTACGAACGGGCGTATGAGCGAGGCGTGAAACTAATTGGCGCAACTTCGCATTACGTAACCGATGATTTAGATGAAGGTCCGATCATCGAACAAGACGTTGCCCGTGTTGACCATCGCCACCATCCCGATGATTTAAAACGAATGGGAAGAATTATTGAAAAAACCGTGCTTGCCAGAGCCTTAAAATGGCATTTGGAAGATCGTGTCATCATTCATGGAAACAAAACGATTGTCTTTTATTAA
- a CDS encoding Na+/H+ antiporter NhaC family protein, with amino-acid sequence MEGTWLSLLPFLVIIPLAIWLKEILPGLVIGLIIGAFCLERSVLPTIERAVATLLKAISDLEHMKVVAFLYLFGSLIGMIQITGGIKGFVQWISEKLHSKRRLLLFIWLTVPFTFFTPMFRIMLLSPVMKSILGKFRIDRRRMAYMIDVSTEPIIVLLPAATAFVGFMMSVVAGALEQNGIHKSAYHLFLASLPYNFFAIIALFVGLMTTFMNVRIGRNEKKREKEKTNQFHQLGLRKELALVTGEPLHLFFPLFLVLVLTFFFFWYSGTKNGAVTFFDAFSRADATLAMLMALFVTIIATAVFYLIRRQPLYELIYHFFDGGNQLMAPIGMLLLVWAVSLTADELGFATYISSTFGTWLPKEVVPAAVFVIGSFVSYFIGTSWGTWGIFMPLGVTLAAATGAPLAMTIGAVFASGTFGAFASPLGDTTITTASIMDLDLMSYAKYKLRISLLCGILSVIAYLIAPIFFS; translated from the coding sequence ATGGAAGGAACGTGGTTGTCTTTATTGCCGTTTCTAGTTATCATTCCGCTTGCAATTTGGCTCAAAGAGATTCTTCCTGGGCTTGTCATTGGATTAATCATTGGTGCGTTTTGTTTGGAAAGAAGTGTGCTTCCCACAATCGAGCGAGCGGTAGCCACGCTTTTAAAAGCGATCAGTGATTTAGAGCACATGAAAGTAGTTGCGTTTTTATATTTATTTGGTTCATTAATTGGCATGATTCAAATTACAGGCGGAATTAAAGGATTTGTGCAATGGATTAGCGAAAAGCTTCATTCGAAGCGAAGGCTACTGTTATTTATATGGCTTACCGTACCGTTTACTTTTTTTACGCCGATGTTTCGTATTATGTTGCTCAGTCCTGTGATGAAATCCATCCTTGGGAAATTTCGTATTGACCGACGGAGAATGGCGTATATGATTGATGTGTCAACAGAACCAATTATCGTTCTTCTTCCCGCCGCGACGGCGTTTGTAGGGTTTATGATGTCGGTAGTAGCGGGGGCGCTCGAGCAAAATGGAATCCATAAATCAGCTTATCATCTTTTTTTAGCAAGCTTACCGTACAACTTTTTCGCCATTATCGCGCTTTTTGTTGGATTGATGACCACATTTATGAATGTGAGGATTGGAAGAAATGAGAAAAAGAGAGAAAAAGAAAAAACAAATCAGTTTCACCAATTGGGGCTGCGGAAAGAGTTGGCGTTAGTAACAGGGGAACCGCTTCATTTGTTTTTTCCGCTTTTTCTTGTGCTTGTGCTGACGTTTTTTTTCTTTTGGTACAGTGGGACAAAAAATGGGGCTGTTACCTTTTTCGATGCATTTTCACGAGCCGATGCGACGCTGGCGATGTTAATGGCATTGTTTGTGACGATCATTGCAACGGCCGTATTTTATCTTATCAGGCGCCAGCCGTTATATGAACTGATTTATCATTTTTTTGACGGCGGCAATCAATTAATGGCACCGATTGGAATGCTTCTTCTCGTTTGGGCAGTGTCGCTGACCGCAGATGAATTAGGGTTTGCCACTTACATTTCATCGACATTTGGGACATGGCTTCCGAAAGAAGTCGTTCCCGCTGCTGTATTTGTCATCGGTTCGTTTGTTTCTTATTTTATCGGCACATCATGGGGAACGTGGGGGATTTTTATGCCGCTTGGCGTAACGTTAGCGGCAGCGACAGGAGCGCCGCTAGCGATGACGATCGGAGCGGTATTTGCAAGCGGAACGTTTGGTGCTTTCGCATCTCCGTTAGGCGATACAACTATTACAACCGCGTCAATTATGGATTTAGATTTAATGAGTTATGCGAAATATAAATTACGTATTTCACTATTGTGTGGAATATTATCGGTGATTGCCTATCTAATTGCACCGATCTTTTTCTCGTAA
- the hmpA gene encoding NO-inducible flavohemoprotein yields MNATTKSLSQKTIEIIKSTVPVLEQHGEQITKWFYRTMFSNHPELLNIFNHANQKQGRQQRALAQAIYEAAKHIEHLEAIMPLVQQIAHKHCSLGIKPEHYPIVGKHLLLAIKEVLKEAATDEIINAWAEAYEIIADVFIKVEAQLYEEAASKRGGWKDFRRFIVQKKVKESDVITSFYFVPEDGGEISEYLPGQYVSVRVSIPGDQYTHIRQYSLSDAPGKGYYRISVKREAATADKPAGIVSNYLHDHIQEGDVLELSAPFGVFTLDMAKETPIVLISGGVGITPLMSMASTAVSRQPNRQVTFIHAAINGNVHAFDQDLRRLAEHPAFSYHVCYQSPSEEDRKHPYFGKEGFIDLSWIQSVVSNKEADFYFCGPIPFMKTVYHALKEWGVSDENIHYEFFGPAGDLTK; encoded by the coding sequence ATGAATGCAACAACGAAATCATTAAGCCAAAAAACGATTGAAATTATCAAATCAACGGTTCCAGTACTTGAACAACATGGGGAGCAAATTACGAAGTGGTTTTATCGAACCATGTTCTCAAATCATCCAGAGCTGCTCAATATTTTTAACCATGCTAACCAAAAACAAGGACGACAACAACGGGCGCTTGCACAAGCCATTTACGAAGCAGCAAAGCATATCGAACATCTGGAAGCGATTATGCCGCTTGTCCAACAAATCGCTCATAAACATTGCAGCTTAGGGATCAAACCAGAGCATTATCCGATTGTTGGAAAACATTTGCTGCTTGCGATTAAAGAGGTGCTTAAAGAGGCGGCGACAGACGAAATTATCAATGCATGGGCCGAAGCATATGAGATAATCGCAGATGTATTTATCAAAGTAGAAGCGCAATTGTATGAAGAAGCCGCATCCAAACGTGGAGGATGGAAAGATTTCCGCCGCTTTATCGTACAGAAAAAAGTAAAAGAAAGCGATGTCATTACATCGTTTTATTTCGTCCCTGAAGATGGAGGAGAAATTAGCGAGTATTTGCCAGGACAATATGTCAGTGTCAGAGTCTCTATTCCAGGGGATCAATATACCCACATTCGCCAATACAGCTTATCCGATGCGCCAGGAAAAGGCTACTATCGCATTAGTGTGAAAAGAGAAGCGGCAACAGCAGACAAACCGGCTGGTATTGTTTCGAATTACTTGCATGATCATATTCAAGAAGGCGATGTGCTTGAGTTAAGCGCGCCATTTGGTGTTTTCACGCTCGATATGGCCAAAGAAACACCGATTGTACTCATTAGCGGCGGTGTCGGAATTACGCCACTGATGAGCATGGCAAGTACGGCAGTTTCGCGTCAACCTAATCGCCAAGTAACGTTTATTCACGCGGCGATCAATGGAAACGTCCATGCGTTCGATCAAGATTTGCGCCGCTTAGCGGAACATCCAGCATTTTCGTATCATGTTTGCTATCAGTCTCCTTCAGAAGAAGACCGAAAACATCCTTATTTCGGAAAAGAAGGGTTCATTGATTTATCTTGGATACAATCCGTTGTCTCGAATAAAGAAGCAGATTTTTATTTCTGTGGGCCGATTCCATTTATGAAAACGGTCTATCATGCATTAAAAGAATGGGGCGTTTCCGACGAAAATATTCATTACGAATTTTTTGGCCCAGCCGGCGATTTAACGAAGTAA
- a CDS encoding helix-turn-helix transcriptional regulator, with amino-acid sequence MGEKRTPSGFLLKQRAFLKLYLITLTEQERLYGLKILDLLRQEFKPYGYRPNHSEVYKALHDLIEDGILKQVKQKKEGMKYQEVVYYRFADGGYEKAKLYKRQLKAELDRCQALIRKAIEDNFS; translated from the coding sequence ATGGGGGAAAAAAGAACGCCAAGCGGTTTTCTGTTAAAACAGCGTGCGTTTTTAAAACTATATTTAATCACATTAACTGAACAAGAACGTTTATACGGATTAAAAATATTAGACTTGCTGCGTCAAGAGTTTAAGCCATATGGCTACAGACCGAATCACTCAGAAGTATATAAAGCGTTACATGACCTTATTGAAGACGGAATTCTAAAACAAGTGAAACAGAAAAAAGAAGGAATGAAATATCAAGAAGTTGTCTATTATCGGTTTGCGGATGGCGGATATGAAAAAGCAAAGCTGTACAAACGGCAATTAAAAGCGGAATTAGATCGCTGCCAAGCGCTCATTCGCAAGGCGATTGAAGATAATTTTAGCTGA
- the msrB gene encoding peptide-methionine (R)-S-oxide reductase MsrB: MGYELATFAGGCFWCMVSPFEEQPGIISIISGYTGGHKENPTYEEVCSQTTGHYEAVQITFDPDVFPYEKLLDIYWRQIDPTDDGGQFHDRGESYRTAIFYHNEKQRLLAEKSKRELEESGRFSKPIVTKILPASTFYPAEEYHQNYHKKRPLHYKMYYIASGRDAFLKEHWRDKEREEMLRKKLTPLQFEVTQRNGTEPPFDNPYWNNKREGIYVDIVSGEPLFSTKDQFDAGCGWPSFTKPLHPENIKTELDLSHGMIRTEVRSRKADSHLGHVFNDGPEPTGLRYCINSAALRFIPKEDLEKEGYGEYLSLFEADDKENK; this comes from the coding sequence ATGGGATATGAATTAGCAACATTCGCGGGCGGCTGTTTTTGGTGCATGGTTTCGCCATTTGAAGAACAGCCTGGAATTATCAGCATCATATCCGGGTACACAGGCGGTCATAAAGAAAACCCAACGTATGAGGAAGTATGTTCACAAACAACAGGGCATTACGAAGCAGTACAAATTACGTTTGACCCTGACGTATTTCCATATGAAAAACTTTTAGATATTTACTGGCGCCAAATCGATCCGACCGATGACGGCGGACAGTTTCATGACCGTGGCGAATCGTATCGGACAGCGATTTTTTATCATAACGAAAAACAGCGCCTACTCGCTGAAAAATCAAAACGGGAATTAGAAGAAAGCGGACGTTTCTCCAAACCGATTGTCACAAAAATATTGCCTGCATCGACATTTTACCCGGCTGAAGAATATCATCAAAACTATCATAAGAAAAGACCTCTTCACTATAAAATGTATTATATCGCTTCAGGACGCGATGCGTTTTTGAAAGAACACTGGCGGGATAAAGAACGAGAGGAAATGTTGCGAAAAAAGCTGACTCCTCTTCAATTTGAAGTGACGCAGCGAAACGGGACGGAACCGCCGTTTGACAATCCATATTGGAATAACAAACGGGAAGGAATATATGTAGATATTGTTTCCGGGGAACCGCTCTTTAGCACGAAAGATCAATTTGACGCAGGATGTGGCTGGCCAAGCTTTACAAAGCCACTTCATCCAGAAAATATTAAAACGGAGCTCGATTTAAGTCATGGGATGATACGTACGGAAGTACGGAGCCGTAAAGCCGATTCTCACCTGGGCCATGTCTTTAACGACGGTCCGGAGCCAACCGGTCTTCGTTATTGTATTAATTCTGCCGCATTACGCTTTATTCCAAAAGAAGATTTAGAAAAAGAAGGATATGGGGAATATTTATCCTTATTTGAAGCGGACGATAAGGAAAATAAATAA